One genomic region from Evansella sp. LMS18 encodes:
- the lspA gene encoding signal peptidase II has protein sequence MIFYLIAFSVLVIDQFTKWLVVQNMEIRESIPIIEGFFYLTSHRNAGAAFGILQGQMWLFYIATIIVVGVVVYYIQVYGRQNRLFGISLGLVLGGAIGNFIDRVLFGEVVDFLDVYIFNYNYPIFNVADSALVVGVIMLIIHVIKEEKEQGKS, from the coding sequence GTGATCTTTTATTTAATTGCTTTTAGTGTTTTAGTAATAGATCAGTTTACGAAATGGCTCGTAGTACAGAATATGGAAATAAGAGAAAGTATCCCGATTATTGAAGGGTTCTTTTATCTTACCTCCCACAGAAATGCAGGGGCGGCGTTCGGAATTCTTCAGGGGCAGATGTGGCTCTTTTATATCGCCACCATCATAGTGGTTGGAGTTGTTGTCTATTACATCCAGGTGTATGGAAGGCAAAACCGTTTGTTCGGAATTTCCCTGGGCCTTGTTTTAGGCGGAGCTATCGGTAATTTTATTGACCGTGTACTTTTCGGTGAAGTTGTAGATTTTCTTGACGTATATATTTTCAATTATAATTACCCTATTTTTAACGTGGCTGATTCTGCCCTTGTAGTCGGGGTAATTATGCTGATTATCCATGTGATAAAAGAAGAAAAAGAGCAAGGGAAGTCATAA
- the ileS gene encoding isoleucine--tRNA ligase: MDYKDTLLMPKTEFPMRGNLPNREPGMQQEWEEQKIYEKVQNRTEGRPLFVLHDGPPYANGDIHMGHALNKVLKDFIVRYKSMAGFHAPYVPGWDTHGLPIETALTKKGKVDRKKLSVAEFRQKCEEYALGQIDSQREQFKRLGVRGDWENPYVTLHPEYEAQQIKVFGDMAKKGYIYKGKKPVYWSPSSESALAEAEIEYQDKRSPSIYVTFEVKDGKGVLDGDEKYVIWTTTPWTIPANLGIAVHPELDYAVVKVSGEKYIVAQGLLEDLEKELEWENLEVLKTIKGSELDKTVAKHPFYDRESLVMLGEHVTLEAGTGCVHTAPGHGEDDYIIGQKYGLDVLTPVDDKGVFTSEAPMFEGLFYDTANKPITEKLQEVGALLKLNFMTHSYPHDWRTKKPVIFRATSQWFASIKDFREDLLREINGVNWIPKWGETRLYNMVRDRGDWCISRQRAWGVPIPIFYGENGEPIITDETIDHVSGLFREHGSNIWFEREAKDLLPEGFTSEHSPNGTFTKETDIMDVWFDSGSSHQSVLVERDDLQRPADMYLEGSDQYRGWFNSSLSTAVAVTGKAPYKSVLSHGFTLDGEGRKMSKSVGNVIVPDKVMKQLGADILRLWVASVDYQADVRVSDNILKQVAEVYRKIRNTFRFMLGNLHDFNPAENTVSYENLSELDRYMLVKLNNLVRDAKKGYDEYQFANVYNKVHNFCTIELSSFYMDIAKDTLYIQHADHPDRRGIQTVMYETLVALTKLMSPILSHTTDEVWKLIPGVEEDSVQLTDMPETKEFDNASELTDKWDYFMELRDDVLKALEEARKDKGIKKSLEAEVQIFAEGKAKELLDNIDGLNKLFITSSAKVASKDDAPAEAKAYDHLSVNVVFAEGEKCERCWVVSTTVGDDEKHPALCSSCADIVANHYE, from the coding sequence AACAGGAATGGGAAGAACAAAAGATATATGAGAAAGTACAGAACAGAACGGAAGGGCGCCCGCTTTTCGTACTTCACGACGGACCTCCGTATGCGAACGGTGATATCCACATGGGCCACGCCCTTAATAAAGTTTTAAAAGATTTCATCGTCCGCTATAAATCCATGGCAGGCTTCCATGCTCCATACGTCCCTGGATGGGATACACACGGACTGCCAATCGAAACAGCTCTCACAAAGAAGGGGAAAGTCGACCGAAAGAAATTAAGCGTCGCGGAGTTCCGCCAGAAATGTGAAGAATATGCTCTCGGGCAGATCGACAGCCAGAGGGAGCAGTTTAAACGTCTCGGTGTTCGCGGTGACTGGGAAAACCCTTATGTTACCCTTCACCCTGAGTATGAGGCGCAGCAAATAAAGGTTTTCGGTGATATGGCCAAAAAGGGTTACATTTATAAAGGCAAGAAGCCTGTTTACTGGTCTCCTTCTTCTGAATCAGCTTTAGCGGAAGCGGAAATCGAGTACCAGGACAAACGCTCCCCGTCTATTTATGTGACATTTGAAGTAAAAGACGGAAAAGGTGTTCTGGATGGCGACGAAAAATATGTAATCTGGACAACAACACCATGGACGATTCCGGCAAACTTAGGAATTGCTGTCCATCCTGAGCTGGACTATGCGGTTGTTAAAGTCAGCGGGGAAAAATACATTGTTGCACAAGGGCTTCTTGAAGATCTTGAGAAAGAGCTGGAATGGGAAAACCTTGAAGTTCTGAAAACCATAAAAGGTTCTGAGCTCGATAAAACTGTTGCTAAGCACCCGTTTTATGATCGTGAATCCCTGGTTATGCTTGGAGAGCATGTAACGCTTGAAGCAGGAACAGGCTGTGTCCATACTGCACCTGGCCACGGGGAAGATGATTACATTATCGGCCAGAAATACGGCCTCGATGTTTTGACTCCAGTCGATGATAAAGGTGTCTTTACTTCTGAAGCACCAATGTTCGAAGGTCTTTTCTATGATACAGCAAACAAACCAATCACGGAGAAGCTGCAGGAAGTTGGGGCGCTCCTGAAACTTAATTTCATGACTCACTCTTATCCACATGACTGGAGAACGAAAAAGCCGGTAATTTTCCGGGCAACTTCCCAGTGGTTTGCTTCCATCAAAGATTTCCGCGAAGATCTTCTTCGTGAAATCAACGGGGTAAACTGGATACCTAAATGGGGTGAAACAAGACTTTATAATATGGTTCGTGACCGGGGAGACTGGTGTATTTCCCGCCAGCGTGCGTGGGGAGTGCCGATTCCGATTTTCTACGGTGAAAACGGCGAGCCGATTATTACAGATGAGACAATTGACCACGTCTCTGGTTTATTCCGTGAGCACGGTTCTAACATCTGGTTTGAAAGAGAAGCGAAAGATCTTCTTCCTGAAGGCTTTACGTCCGAACACAGCCCGAACGGAACTTTCACAAAAGAAACGGATATTATGGATGTCTGGTTTGACTCTGGTTCATCCCACCAGTCTGTTCTGGTTGAAAGAGATGATCTTCAGCGACCGGCAGATATGTACCTGGAAGGTTCAGACCAGTACCGGGGCTGGTTTAACTCTTCTCTGTCCACAGCTGTAGCTGTTACTGGAAAAGCTCCGTATAAATCGGTATTGAGCCATGGTTTTACACTGGACGGCGAAGGCAGAAAAATGAGTAAGTCTGTTGGTAACGTCATCGTGCCTGATAAGGTTATGAAACAGCTGGGAGCAGATATTCTCCGTCTATGGGTAGCTTCTGTAGATTACCAGGCTGATGTGCGTGTTTCCGATAATATTCTTAAGCAGGTTGCTGAAGTGTACAGAAAAATCAGAAACACATTCCGATTCATGCTTGGAAACCTGCACGATTTTAACCCGGCAGAAAACACAGTAAGCTATGAAAATCTTTCAGAACTTGACCGTTACATGCTGGTTAAGCTGAATAATCTTGTACGTGACGCGAAGAAGGGCTATGACGAATACCAATTTGCCAATGTATATAACAAAGTGCACAACTTCTGTACAATAGAGCTAAGCTCTTTCTATATGGATATCGCCAAGGATACATTGTACATCCAGCATGCGGACCACCCAGACCGCCGCGGCATCCAGACAGTAATGTATGAGACACTTGTTGCGCTTACTAAGTTAATGTCACCAATTCTTTCTCATACTACAGATGAAGTATGGAAGCTCATCCCTGGTGTGGAAGAAGACAGTGTCCAGCTGACAGACATGCCGGAAACAAAAGAGTTTGACAACGCCAGCGAACTTACAGACAAGTGGGATTACTTCATGGAACTTCGCGACGATGTCCTTAAAGCATTAGAGGAAGCACGCAAAGATAAAGGCATTAAGAAAAGCCTGGAAGCAGAAGTTCAGATTTTTGCTGAAGGAAAAGCAAAAGAACTCCTCGATAATATTGACGGACTGAACAAACTGTTTATTACTTCAAGTGCTAAAGTTGCCTCTAAAGACGATGCGCCTGCAGAAGCAAAAGCATACGATCATTTATCGGTAAACGTAGTATTCGCAGAAGGAGAAAAATGCGAACGCTGCTGGGTTGTATCAACTACAGTCGGAGACGACGAAAAACACCCGGCCCTCTGCAGCAGCTGCGCTGACATTGTTGCTAACCATTACGAATAA